The following coding sequences lie in one Rhizobium leguminosarum genomic window:
- a CDS encoding carbon-nitrogen hydrolase family protein produces MGSKNFKAAAAHIAPVYLDPVASTQKACSVIAESARNGASLVVFSESFLPGFPVWAALYAPIQSHEHFKRFLNASVYVDGPEIERVRKAASDNGIFVSIGFSERNPASVAGLWNSNVLISDTGEILIHHRKLVATFFEKLVWDPGDGAGLVVADTGIGRIGGLICGENTNPLARYSLMAQAEQVHISTYPPIWPTRVPTESDNYDNRAANRIRASAHCFEAKCFGIVVAGRLDESARRSIAQDDPAIAAIMDASPHASSFFLGPTGAPMGDEMVDEGIGYAHIDLDDCIEPKRFHDVVGGYNRFDIFDVTVNRTRRKPVRFQIGQQEYGSRVDAPALEE; encoded by the coding sequence ATGGGAAGCAAGAACTTCAAGGCCGCCGCTGCTCATATTGCCCCCGTTTACCTCGATCCGGTCGCGAGCACACAGAAAGCTTGTTCGGTAATCGCAGAGAGTGCGCGAAACGGCGCATCGCTCGTGGTATTTTCGGAAAGCTTTCTCCCAGGTTTCCCCGTCTGGGCAGCACTTTACGCACCCATTCAGTCGCACGAACATTTCAAGCGCTTCTTGAATGCTTCCGTATACGTGGATGGACCTGAAATCGAGCGTGTGCGGAAAGCTGCGTCCGACAACGGTATTTTCGTTTCAATCGGTTTCTCCGAGCGCAACCCGGCAAGTGTCGCAGGCCTGTGGAATAGCAATGTCCTGATTTCCGATACGGGTGAGATCCTGATCCACCATCGAAAGCTGGTGGCAACCTTCTTCGAGAAACTGGTTTGGGATCCCGGCGACGGTGCAGGTCTGGTCGTCGCAGATACAGGAATCGGCCGAATTGGCGGTCTCATTTGCGGAGAAAATACAAATCCACTCGCGCGCTACAGTCTGATGGCCCAGGCCGAACAGGTTCATATAAGCACCTATCCGCCGATCTGGCCCACGCGCGTTCCGACGGAGAGCGACAATTACGACAACCGGGCGGCCAACCGTATCCGGGCCTCAGCCCATTGTTTCGAGGCGAAGTGCTTCGGCATCGTTGTCGCCGGCCGGTTGGATGAAAGCGCGCGCAGATCCATTGCTCAGGATGATCCTGCGATCGCAGCGATAATGGATGCCAGTCCGCACGCCAGCAGCTTTTTCCTTGGACCGACTGGAGCGCCGATGGGGGATGAAATGGTCGATGAAGGTATCGGCTATGCCCATATCGATCTCGACGATTGTATTGAACCGAAACGATTTCACGATGTTGTTGGCGGTTACAACCGATTCGATATATTCGATGTCACTGTCAACCGGACACGCCGGAAACCGGTCCGGTTCCAGATAGGTCAGCAGGAATATGGTTCCCGCGTCGATGCACCGGCCCTGGAGGAGTAA
- a CDS encoding molybdopterin-dependent oxidoreductase, with amino-acid sequence MRRMGMHMLKKGFSFQGPAEGVHALKSWITPEDDLFLVTHMGFLNIDPEHWHLDVDGLVGNPTRLRLPDLQAMPQREYMSFHECAGSPLTPTVAKRRIGNVIWKGVPLSLVLEHAEISKQASFIWTSGLEWGEYAGVEEPYQKDLPIEKALAEEILLALEINGRPLTPERGGPVRLVVPGWYGTNSVKWIGSITAANRRARGAYTTRFYNDPAPSGLKPVWGVAPESVIVSPSPNDLLLADVPTEISGWAWGDREISTVEVSVDGGGSWQTATVGPRKDKSWQRFELPWLPKSGQHVLLCRCTNELGEGQPPCDARNAVHAVQVVVGN; translated from the coding sequence ATGAGGCGGATGGGTATGCATATGCTAAAGAAGGGTTTCTCCTTCCAGGGGCCGGCCGAAGGCGTTCATGCCTTGAAATCCTGGATTACACCGGAGGATGATCTTTTTCTGGTCACGCATATGGGGTTCCTGAATATCGACCCCGAGCATTGGCATCTCGATGTCGATGGCCTCGTGGGCAACCCCACGAGGCTGCGTCTCCCGGATCTTCAAGCCATGCCTCAGCGCGAGTACATGTCATTTCACGAATGCGCCGGAAGCCCTCTTACCCCGACAGTCGCCAAGCGCAGGATCGGAAATGTGATTTGGAAAGGCGTGCCGCTGTCGCTTGTTCTGGAACACGCGGAGATAAGCAAGCAGGCGTCTTTCATCTGGACTTCCGGCCTCGAGTGGGGCGAATATGCGGGGGTCGAAGAACCGTATCAAAAAGACCTGCCTATAGAGAAAGCCCTCGCAGAAGAGATTCTTCTTGCACTTGAGATCAACGGCCGGCCGCTCACTCCGGAACGTGGGGGTCCGGTTCGACTGGTTGTGCCGGGTTGGTACGGCACGAACTCGGTAAAGTGGATTGGTTCGATCACGGCCGCGAACCGGCGGGCGAGGGGCGCCTATACAACGCGATTCTATAACGATCCCGCGCCATCGGGGCTGAAGCCGGTCTGGGGCGTCGCCCCGGAGTCCGTTATCGTGTCGCCATCGCCCAACGATCTGCTGTTGGCTGACGTGCCAACGGAAATATCGGGCTGGGCCTGGGGAGATCGCGAGATATCAACCGTGGAAGTCAGCGTGGATGGAGGAGGTTCGTGGCAAACTGCGACCGTAGGTCCGCGCAAGGATAAAAGTTGGCAGCGGTTTGAGCTGCCATGGTTGCCCAAGTCGGGCCAGCATGTTTTGCTATGTCGGTGCACAAACGAACTTGGGGAGGGACAGCCGCCGTGTGACGCAAGAAATGCGGTGCATGCAGTTCAGGTCGTGGTTGGAAATTAG
- a CDS encoding transposase, whose product MIEAVPDRLDGSPRQLRRFWSDEFKATAVEQACQQGVNVSAIARQIGILPSQLYRWRREFLGSDEPGQAAATVDPQSVVSDPDPIVEIMIGNIVVRVGRHVDEAHLQRVIRAVRSA is encoded by the coding sequence ATGATCGAGGCGGTGCCCGATCGTCTTGACGGCTCGCCGCGACAGTTGCGGCGGTTCTGGTCTGACGAGTTCAAGGCCACAGCGGTCGAGCAAGCCTGTCAGCAGGGTGTGAACGTCTCGGCAATTGCGCGGCAAATCGGGATACTTCCGTCTCAGCTCTATCGCTGGCGCAGAGAATTCCTGGGAAGTGATGAGCCTGGGCAAGCCGCAGCGACAGTGGATCCGCAGAGCGTTGTATCCGACCCCGACCCCATCGTGGAGATCATGATTGGCAATATCGTCGTGCGGGTGGGCCGGCATGTCGACGAGGCGCATCTGCAGCGCGTGATCCGGGCGGTTCGCTCAGCATGA
- the tnpB gene encoding IS66 family insertion sequence element accessory protein TnpB (TnpB, as the term is used for proteins encoded by IS66 family insertion elements, is considered an accessory protein, since TnpC, encoded by a neighboring gene, is a DDE family transposase.) codes for MIPAGVKVFLASHPIDFRKGPDSLLSLVRDAGSDPFNGSLYVFRAKRADRVKIVWWDGSGVCLYSNDQRSYYTSFLAS; via the coding sequence ATGATCCCCGCGGGTGTGAAGGTCTTCCTCGCCAGCCATCCCATCGACTTCCGCAAAGGGCCGGACAGTTTGCTGTCGCTGGTGCGCGATGCCGGCAGTGATCCGTTCAACGGCTCGCTTTATGTCTTCCGGGCGAAGCGCGCAGACCGGGTCAAGATAGTCTGGTGGGATGGGTCAGGGGTCTGCCTCTATTCCAACGATCAGCGTTCATACTACACCTCTTTCCTCGCCAGTTGA
- a CDS encoding recombinase family protein, whose amino-acid sequence MNVHLKVQPHHLERGAYLYIRQSSMRQVVENVESARRQYALRGRAVALGWRDEQIIVIDNDQGESGASAAWREGFQRLVSDVGMGHAGIVMGLEVSRLARNNADWQRLLEICALADTLILDEDGVYDPASFNDRLLLGLKGTMSEAELHVIKARLRGGILNKVRRGEFRCLLPTGLVYDHFGHVTLDPDMQVRETIIHFFEMFSRLESASQTVKVFRNEGLLFPSRLHNGDTLFRPLTASTAMRVLNNPRYAGAYTYGRRQFRRTIDGKKTLRARDIDDWPACMPDAHPGYISWERHQENLKILKANGRGFEAARASIPREGPALLQGRAVCGQCGNHLRVRYAARRGRQEAWYICNRDHIYRGEPMCQSIAGPPVDEAIGMLIAEQMTPAAVELALDVRKEIQARHEEADRLRCRAIERAQTEADLAQRRFMLVDPNNRLVADTLEGEWNEKLRILANAREERERGREHDQFILDKAVHERLVAMTADFNELWKDPDTPSRERKRLLAHIIEDVTLLKLPAEGTTKLHVRFKGGKIQTLTTMNPQSSAQQIKTKPNIVELIDKLLDDYIYPEIAEILNEQGHRPGGTARRGCHDARFTPLKVAYLIHEYKLQSRYDRLRQRGMLTRQEAAVHLNISEQTVARWAKYGLIARHAYNGHYSLYEIPDGDLPQKQCSRWNQLQDRTAARQQTQTEPRTSTGEERGVV is encoded by the coding sequence ATGAATGTACATCTCAAAGTCCAGCCTCATCACCTCGAACGCGGCGCCTATCTGTACATCCGCCAGTCTTCCATGCGGCAAGTCGTTGAGAACGTCGAGAGCGCCAGGCGGCAATATGCGCTTCGGGGGCGTGCTGTCGCCCTCGGATGGCGCGACGAGCAGATTATCGTCATCGACAACGATCAAGGAGAGTCCGGTGCATCGGCCGCCTGGCGTGAAGGGTTCCAGCGCCTGGTCAGCGACGTCGGCATGGGGCATGCCGGGATCGTCATGGGCCTGGAGGTCTCTCGTCTCGCGCGTAACAATGCCGACTGGCAGCGATTGCTAGAGATTTGCGCCCTTGCCGATACACTGATCCTGGACGAAGACGGCGTCTATGATCCGGCAAGTTTCAACGACCGGCTCCTGCTCGGCCTTAAGGGAACGATGAGTGAGGCCGAACTGCATGTGATCAAGGCCCGGCTACGCGGCGGCATTCTCAATAAGGTGCGGCGCGGCGAGTTTCGTTGCCTGCTGCCGACCGGGCTGGTCTATGACCATTTCGGTCATGTGACGCTTGATCCAGACATGCAAGTCAGAGAAACGATCATTCATTTCTTTGAGATGTTCTCTCGCCTCGAGTCCGCCTCCCAGACCGTCAAGGTCTTTCGCAATGAAGGCCTATTGTTTCCGTCGCGCCTACACAACGGCGACACGCTGTTTCGGCCGCTGACCGCGTCGACGGCGATGCGTGTCCTGAACAATCCGCGCTACGCTGGCGCCTATACCTATGGCCGACGACAGTTTCGACGTACCATCGACGGCAAGAAGACTTTGCGTGCGCGCGACATTGATGACTGGCCGGCCTGCATGCCCGATGCCCACCCCGGTTATATCAGTTGGGAGCGACACCAGGAGAACCTGAAGATTCTCAAGGCGAACGGCCGTGGATTTGAAGCGGCACGAGCGTCAATCCCAAGGGAGGGCCCGGCGCTACTGCAAGGCCGGGCAGTGTGTGGGCAATGCGGCAACCATCTTAGGGTTCGCTATGCGGCCCGGCGTGGCCGGCAGGAAGCCTGGTACATTTGTAATCGTGACCATATCTATCGTGGGGAGCCCATGTGTCAGTCGATTGCCGGGCCACCCGTCGATGAAGCCATCGGCATGCTGATTGCCGAGCAGATGACGCCAGCGGCCGTCGAACTGGCACTCGACGTCCGCAAGGAGATCCAAGCTCGCCATGAAGAAGCAGACCGGCTGCGCTGTCGCGCGATCGAACGCGCCCAAACGGAAGCCGATCTCGCCCAGCGCCGCTTCATGCTGGTCGATCCCAATAACCGCCTCGTCGCCGACACGCTCGAAGGTGAATGGAACGAGAAGCTACGCATACTGGCCAATGCTCGCGAAGAACGCGAACGTGGCCGAGAGCACGATCAATTCATTCTCGATAAAGCTGTCCACGAGCGGTTGGTCGCGATGACGGCCGACTTCAACGAACTCTGGAAAGATCCAGATACCCCAAGTCGCGAACGCAAGCGACTGCTGGCCCACATCATCGAGGACGTCACGCTCTTAAAGCTGCCGGCGGAAGGAACCACCAAGCTTCACGTTCGCTTCAAGGGTGGCAAAATCCAGACGCTCACCACCATGAACCCACAGTCCTCCGCTCAGCAGATCAAGACAAAGCCCAATATCGTTGAACTGATCGATAAGCTTCTCGATGATTACATTTATCCAGAGATCGCCGAGATCCTGAACGAGCAGGGTCATCGCCCAGGTGGAACAGCACGTCGCGGCTGCCATGATGCCCGCTTTACACCTCTCAAAGTCGCCTATCTCATCCACGAATATAAGCTGCAATCACGATATGATCGGCTGCGGCAGCGAGGAATGCTGACGAGACAGGAAGCGGCAGTGCACCTCAACATCAGTGAGCAAACCGTCGCAAGATGGGCCAAGTATGGCCTCATTGCCAGACATGCCTACAACGGGCACTACAGCCTGTACGAAATCCCCGATGGAGACTTGCCGCAAAAGCAATGCAGCCGTTGGAACCAACTCCAAGATCGGACTGCTGCGCGCCAACAAACGCAAACTGAGCCAAGAACATCAACTGGCGAGGAAAGAGGTGTAGTATGA